Proteins from one Candidatus Abyssobacteria bacterium SURF_5 genomic window:
- a CDS encoding alpha/beta fold hydrolase, translating to MPKVKVSDIEMYYETLGPGDPVVLVTGYGADLVQWALQTPVLSQNYLVYALDNRGVGSTDKPAGPYSIKMMADDLFGFFQAMEIRQAHLVGHSMGGMIAQQFALDHPELLRSLTLASTTCSPPRGSDLMLLLWADILEKLGTESFVNNIIGWCFTFDFISEQYDMLMGLRQMFIDHLAEKPLLPRCLRSQCAAITGFNVSGRIAGIRVPTMVLVGDGDILTPVAFSKDIAGRISGASLKVIEGGHAFHNQAPDAFNQALLDFFAKH from the coding sequence ATGCCGAAAGTCAAAGTCAGCGACATCGAGATGTATTATGAAACGCTGGGGCCGGGAGACCCGGTCGTGCTCGTGACCGGCTACGGCGCCGACCTCGTTCAATGGGCGCTCCAGACGCCCGTCCTTTCGCAGAATTATTTGGTGTATGCGCTCGATAATCGCGGCGTCGGCTCGACAGATAAGCCGGCGGGCCCGTACTCGATCAAGATGATGGCCGACGATCTGTTCGGATTCTTTCAGGCGATGGAGATCAGGCAGGCCCACCTGGTCGGCCATTCGATGGGCGGCATGATCGCGCAACAGTTCGCGCTCGACCATCCCGAGTTGCTCCGCAGCCTGACGCTCGCATCCACCACGTGCTCGCCGCCGCGCGGATCGGACTTGATGCTGCTGTTGTGGGCGGACATCCTCGAGAAGCTCGGCACCGAGTCGTTCGTCAATAACATCATCGGCTGGTGCTTCACGTTCGACTTCATCAGCGAGCAGTACGACATGCTCATGGGGCTCAGGCAGATGTTTATAGACCATCTGGCCGAGAAACCGCTCTTGCCGCGCTGCCTCCGCAGCCAGTGCGCGGCCATCACCGGTTTCAATGTGTCCGGCCGGATCGCCGGCATACGAGTGCCGACTATGGTGCTCGTGGGCGACGGCGACATTCTGACGCCGGTCGCATTCTCAAAAGATATCGCCGGCCGCATATCCGGCGCTTCGCTGAAGGTAAT